In a single window of the Podospora pseudocomata strain CBS 415.72m chromosome 2 map unlocalized CBS415.72m_2, whole genome shotgun sequence genome:
- a CDS encoding uncharacterized protein (COG:O; EggNog:ENOG503NWXS) — translation MADQPLILYHYPFSPYARRLIWYLKIRGIPYCQCLQPPILPRPDLSTHLSLNYRRIPLLAHGGDLYLDTRLILNLLDTLFPPPPLTADQKTITHLLSTLTTATTLFFKAAELLPSSLPVMKDPKFLRDRATFSPAIFAAPRTKEDRALSRAEALLEIQSSVRLLEETILSDGRNWVLGGKEPTRADVEGVWVIHWLLTLPPPHNDNALDPAVINKTRYPKTMAWVNRFDQFINALSGKEGRVIKGGEAAELILKGKRGGDIGVDETDPVVKVQGLKKGDVVEVFPTDTGSAFKDRGRLVGVDEREVVWENEKGVRVHAPRLGFRVLGVKGRPSL, via the exons ATGGCAGACCAACCTCTCATTCTGTATCATTACCCCTTCTCGCCTTATGCGAGAAGACTGATTTGGTATCTCAAGATCAGGGGAATTCCATACTGTCAATGC ctccaaccccccatcctcccccgccccgaCCTatcaacccacctctccctcaactaCCGCCGCATCCCGCTCCTCGCCCACGGCGGCGACCTCTACCTCGACAcccgcctcatcctcaatctcctcgacaccctctttccccctccccccctcacaGCAGACCAAAAAACcatcacccacctcctctccaccctcacaaccgccacaaccctcttcttcaaagccgccgagctcctcccctcctccctccccgtgATGAAAGACCCCAAATTCCTGAGAGACCGCGCCACCTTCTCTCCCGCAATCTTCGCCGCTCCCCGCACGAAAGAAGACCGCGCCCTTTCCCGGGCGGAAGCCCTCCTCGAAATCCAATCCTCAGTCCGTTTACTAGAAGAGACCATCCTCAGTGATGGCAGGAACTGGGTCCTCGGCGGGAAGGAGCCCACACGCGCAGATGTGGAAGGGGTGTGGGTCATCCACTGGCTTTTgacccttccccctcctcacaacGACAATGCTCTTGACCCTGCTGTCATAAACAAGACGCGCTACCCGAAGACGATGGCGTGGGTGAATAGGTTTGACCAGTTTATCAATGCGCTGAgtgggaaggaagggagggtCATCAAGGGTGGGGAAGCGGCTGAGCTGATtttgaaggggaagagggggggggatatCGGAGTGGATGAGACTGATCCGGTGGTCAAGGTTCAGGGActgaagaagggggatgtggtggaggtttttCCTACTGATACGGGGAGCGCGTTCAAGGatagggggaggttggtgggggtggacgagagggaggtggtgtgggagaatgagaagggggttagGGTGCATGCGCCGAGGTTGGGGTTtagggttttgggggtgaagggACGGCCGAGCTTGtag
- a CDS encoding uncharacterized protein (EggNog:ENOG503P44R): MSSAGAPRVPKQGQQQVAKGSVSRKPVPGGDEAGESSTAQGGPRRAPSRQQRPQQQQQQSMVPASTEEDGRLPRTARGQESTAVRGRKRSAGPKRGMPRQPSTQGSSRQPAPGRTAENVTEASFSSRREPTESAPERPAALSTQQRKLNQGPPASARNQVSPDQGAPNFSFPKPAVKEEPPQAEIQANQTASRRGPPRGPLPSAPVAAVQGPSRQGPPILAEALPIPRGPVPPVPTSSRSGQVQSSRVEQAVPVVLRPTRQQAMAPVQSFEQAQARRNMPQERNPAYPPPLRTANLMPDPPPRQTSVSAGGFSQTSDRLVSPQSALPQATYNPHVSAETSRSRNVVSPSKPLPPSTGSFSRKPVNSPPHQMLMNPLRSSPPNPPPPPADSSLPAGFSRNIDMNPLRQSPPNPPQKPVMSSNLSQQTINPLRQSPPNPQVAEDGIPVGLFSQNPSAPPQRPALAAPPQRKEIAPLNITSSSRNINNTYPAGPSRSGIVSPPRVTSPPQGGYLSRNITSPSSNQDGGRYPTMPRAVVSPPYQPRAVGGTPSKPAYNQHSHSSSFDSVASSATATSTRPLNPTVQPSSSFSPPTRKNTDLSYSKPLYNTQAPQTPYMSILLSLDKIPRLHNILSTLFLFLLLAGYVIIPGSFTALSRPPLDPESAIPINLGANTTPDKKLLLTRANTATMVVGFVFIIIGTFGTAWLGLKWRRNYVWLLNKLYLPLVMYSMVGLVGTVVGVYAVQNGEWSTQAIIAGILEAVEMVVGGLLFGVYNVWLVQRVRQEGGGGQGGYDKQEKERGSKKKGNRRRKGGLMGRFRGWRGKRSIAVGSVV, from the coding sequence ATGTCTTCAGCAGGGGCCCCTCGTGTGCCAAAGCAAGGGCAACAGCAGGTCGCAAAGGGAAGCGTATCTCGAAAACCAGTTCCTGGGGGTGACGAAGCAGGAGAATCATCAACAGCTCAAGGAGGCCCACGGAGAGCACCTTCACGGCAACAGAgacctcaacaacagcaacagcaatctATGGTGCCAGCATCCACCGAAGAAGATGGCCGGCTTCCCAGGACGGCGAGGGGGCAAGAAAGTACGGCTGTCAGAGGAAGAAAGCGGTCGGCCGGTCCCAAGAGAGGGATGCCTCGCCAACCTTCGACGCAGGGGAGCAGTCGTCAACCAGCTCCAGGGCGTACTGCTGAGAATGTGACAGAGGCAAGCTTTTCTTCACGCAGAGAGCCTACCGAAAGTGCACCAGAACGTCCAGCAGCTTTAAGTACCCAACAACGCAAACTCAATCAAGGGCCTCCAGCTTCCGCCAGAAACCAAGTCAGTCCAGATCAAGGTGCACCCAACTTCTCTTTCCCGAAACCAGCGGTGAAAGAAGAACCTCCTCAAGCAGAGATCCAAGCAAATCAAACAGCTAGTCGTCGAGGACCGCCTCGAGGCCCATTACCGTCTGCCCCCGTGGCCGCGGTGCAAGGCCCGTCTCGTCAGGGGCCGCCGATCCTGGCAGAAGCCCTTCCTATCCCGCGAGGACCGGTGCCCCCGGTCCCAACTTCATCGCGGTCCGGACAAGTTCAATCTTCTCGAGTTGAACAAGCTGTGCCGGTGGTTCTACGACCGACTCGTCAACAAGCAATGGCCCCGGTGCAATCGTTTGAGCAGGCACAGGCAAGGCGCAATATGCCACAGGAAAGAAACCCAGCCTACCCCCCGCCGCTCCGCACCGCAAACCTCATGCCcgatcctcctccacggcaAACCTCCGTGTCCGCCGGAGGATTTTCGCAAACCTCTGACCGTTTGGTTTCACCGCAGAGCGCCTTACCTCAGGCCACGTACAATCCCCACGTCTCGGCAGAGACTAGTCGCTCCCGCAATGTTGTTTCTCCCTCAAAACCTCTACCCCCTTCCACTGGCTCGTTCTCTCGAAAGCCGGTCAATTCACCGCCACACCAAATGTTGATGAACCCTCTTcggtcatcaccaccaaaccccccgccccctcctgcCGACTCAAGCTTGCCGGCCGGCTTCTCTCGCAACATTGACATGAACCCCTTGAGGCAGTCGCCTCCTAACCCACCCCAGAAGCCAGTCATGTCTTCCAACCTTTCTCAACAAACCATTAACCCCTTGAGGCAATCgccacccaaccctcaagTAGCAGAAGACGGCATACCCGTTGGTCTTTTCTCTCAAAACCCATCAGCCCCTCCCCAAAGACCAGCCCTcgccgctcctcctcaacgaaAGGAAATCGcccctctcaacatcaccagctcTTCCcgaaacatcaacaacacctatCCTGCTGGCCCCTCCCGCTCCGGCATCGTCAGCCCACCAAGAGTAACTTCCCCGCCCCAGGGCGGTTACCTCTCCCGCAACATCACCTCCCCTTCGTCAAACCAAGACGGCGGCCGCTATCCCACCATGCCTCGGGCCGTCGTCTCCCCCCCCTATCAGCCCCGCGCCGTCGGAGGCACTCCCTCCAAGCCAGCCTACAACCAACACTCGCACTCCAGCTCCTTCGACTCAgtcgcctcctccgcaacgGCAACATCCACCCGCCCGTTAAACCCAACCGTCcaaccatcctcttccttctccccgccaacaagaaaaaacacGGACCTGTCCTACTCCAAACCACTGTACAACACCCAGGCCCCGCAAACACCTTACATGTCCATCCTGCTGTCTCTGGACAAAATCCCTCGCCTGCACaacatcctctccaccctttttctttttcttcttctagCCGGCTACGTGATCATCCCGGGGTCGTTCACGgccctctcccgccccccgTTGGACCCTGAAAGCGCTATACCCATCAACCTAGgcgcaaacaccaccccGGACAAGAAACTTCTTCTCACCAGGGCGAACACGGCAACGATGGTGGTAGGCTTTGTGTTTATCATCATCGGAACTTTTGGGACGGCGTGGCTGGGGttgaagtggaggaggaattATGTTTGGTTGCTGAACAAGTTGTACTTGCCGCTTGTGATGTACAGCATGGTTGGGCTGGttgggacggtggtgggggtttaTGCTGTGCAGAATGGGGAGTGGTCGACGCAGGCGATCATTGCtgggattttggaggcggtggagatggtggttgggggattGTTGTTTGGGGTTTATAATGTTTGGTTGGTGCAGAGGGTCAGgcaggagggtgggggtgggcaAGGGGGGTATGAtaagcaggagaaggaaaggggaagtaaaaagaaggggaacaggaggaggaagggggggttgatgggacGGTttagggggtggagggggaagaggagtaTTGCTGTTGGGAGTGTGGTTTGA
- a CDS encoding uncharacterized protein (COG:K; EggNog:ENOG503NWYA), with protein MNSSVMDSNQPAQPKDAAMSANAPLDLDAQSPPRPPFSPLTEAATDSGTREPSVNPGATLDQDGQQDQNASASATADANPSLSSALVNSNSSSNFNSNSSNSNLSHLNVSQINGASAMDNVTMDMGFDAGMDMYGQGITPATNILMAIARSYTQTQQQQQQQHQQQHQRRQSQLPSTIHPAQVSRTHSALDVPDSLMAIPEPSRAPPPVEPRLESFARIEFADSVFQMTTYAVVIGRDVRALELARKQEKEDEAWRQIVDQYARQGLPPPPRPELNRRKFTRSYVSEEGGMLGPESEDEEYVRPAKRRRVSVANSASGDSSMAQQEAAMAAEQAALNDKSLAANRQYVWHTPGSASVNLNALRPSPYTVPFIGIHSPGPDIAKKTKGISRQHLRIEYDQNEGVFKAYPLHRNGIFIDDKFHKDEGVTLRSGNRIQIKEVEFKFIINGVAEGKTGAEEEPQQEAPAAVNRRYSEGGKEMSFDFESSHDAEKGSTSPEEVPVEAAKESSESELSDLDEEMPDAGEPEDAEGEEDQEVMETIEQDAEEQLSHIKPEDMTPEMLAALPLLPPKKRGPGRPPKNGIMSKREERLRKKAAMELAKKNMPPPTPGEPPVKRKVGRPRKHPLPENTPDRPEKRKYKPRKSKNGEEGEMSETEKTLEKRRREKPKTPPLELNRADYTEEQLQKPNKNYGILIDEVLSAAPPDGLTLKQIYKRIQMKYPFYYFTVDTKGWESSVRHNLIGNVAFKKNEETHLWARVPGIDIDAGKKRKAASPDHSTSIHPFGQHYQPTAAPQVQLFHSEAGAQQGYRPGSGPPPRPGYSASQSQMNLGQHPHQQLSAQPVGVGAQQALHQPYQSTAQGSGIPQMADQGAAQGSRPIPANPQATAYSSPYASRPPPSASPQAGNVPQSAQRQQLPHQNGAAPHNGVPQPSNASPHPASAVGVKPGQPISTSGTPAPIKPSIHPRLVEIIRNFRKTVTSIGAIRSNVGDAGEAIAMSVINRGLGLANQSTTPTYESIEKIVLNVFESQTAKQLVGYEIAPKLIERLVSFKRQMINTLKDKMKPLEAEQLVLSAIDRVLGFADKSIMQGTDAQKTSYELAEGVLMPAVQREIAAHGKEAAAASMPPTPTPAPSQVRTPAQMPAPGKHPSTPHSTAAHQSATAARPSSVPAAQTPVQMQNQPPRPVYTPAQQAHMAQQQPRATVGQPAPAGTSNGNPINAQYMNQNAVSGSGAGPAGARPIDQVAPAPQSQVAPAPVAQGDVPARSQASAGSATSSNQNRPQSHGMPVQAYPHLQAAQAQYRTQASTQSQQQNPAAAQQQNQQPRVQPGQAQQAPSYSVQNQQPQQQAQNQQAAQQIQNRPPQSPAPTPARIQGQSHPVHARPAQGGQSPLQVPSQIQGQVQGQVQGQSQGQKPVPGQGQAQSQAPNQQTPVQQTQGQYQPRPQVAVSAQQVQQHAQQPSPQQAQQQALQQPRTQPTQAQPVQAYQTQAQQARVQQQPIPQQTARQQPVQQQPIQQVAQPSVQPSHIQQAHVQQPQAQHAQASPTQAQQPPTQQIQAQQPLVQQAYAQSSYARPTTPAQAAQMSRAQARPQVQPQGPVQAPSQASGASPAPSPAQKPVPRPAQVSAPRVPSPTTQAQPSQAAVPSIQYAAPLQNQMPAQTQASAQQPLSTTQPQPSKPWGPAVPSPPAAQSNKPSPQLSSQAAPSAASKVSIPAPTVTAPSASPSPIQRLAPTPGMIPLPPKPPAPVATPPPQASAASADSVSSAAPASSSAAAYIPPPPTPTPPAT; from the coding sequence ATGAATTCGTCTGTGATGGACTCCAACCAGCCAGCTCAGCCAAAAGACGCTGCCATGTCGGCCAACGcccccctcgacctcgacgcGCAGAGCCCACCGCGccctcctttttctccatTGACCGAAGCCGCAACGGACTCGGGCACCCGCGAACCTTCAGTTAACCCGGGCGCCACGCTCGACCAGGACGGGCAACAAGACCAAAATGCGTCCGCTTCAGCCACCGCCGACGCTAACCCGTCACTATCTTCCGCGCTCGTCAACTCTAACTCCAGCTCCAACTTcaactccaactcttccAACTCCAACCTTTCCCATCTCAACGTCTCCCAGATCAACGGCGCTTCAGCAATGGACAATGTCACCATGGATATGGGCTTTGATGCCGGCATGGACATGTACGGGCAGGGCATCACGCCTGCTACCAACATCCTCATGGCCATCGCCCGCAGTTATACACAgacccaacagcagcagcagcagcagcaccagcaacagcaccagcGGCGACAATCTCAACTGCCCTCTACCATTCACCCCGCCCAGGTCTCACGAACTCACAGTGCGCTTGATGTTCCCGATTCGTTGATGGCGATCCCCGAACCTTCTCGAGCCCCGCCGCCTGTCGAGCCCCGGCTGGAGTCGTTTGCCAGGATTGAGTTTGCCGACAGTGTGTTCCAGATGACCACCTATGCCGTCGTGATCGGCCGTGACGTGCGGGCGCTGGAACTAGCAAGGAAGcaagaaaaggaggatgaggcctGGAGGCAGATTGTCGATCAGTATGCGAGACAAGGTCTTCCGCCCCCCCCACGGCCAGAGCTCAATCGTCGAAAGTTTACGAGATCATATGTCAGCGAAGAAGGTGGCATGCTGGGGCCGGAatccgaggacgaggagtaTGTCCGGCCCGCAAAGCGTAGGAGAGTTAGTGTTGCGAATTCGGCATCCGGCGACTCGTCCATGGCGCAACAGGAAgctgccatggccgccgAGCAAGCCGCGTTGAACGACAAGAGCCTTGCTGCCAACCGCCAATACGTCTGGCACACCCCCGGTTCGGCATCTGTCAACCTCAATGCTCTAAGACCGTCCCCATATACCGTTCCCTTCATCGGCATTCACTCGCCCGGGCCAGACATCGCCAAGAAGACAAAGGGGATTTCAAGACAGCACTTGAGAATTGAGTACGATCAAAACGAAGGCGTCTTCAAAGCGTACCCATTACATAGAAATGGCATCTTTATTGATGATAAATTTCACAAAGACGAAGGCGTTACGCTGAGGAGCGGCAATCGTATCCAGATTAAAGAGGTCGAGTTTAAATTCATCATCAACGGCGTTGCCGAGGGCAAGACtggtgcggaggaggagccgcaGCAGGAGGCACCCGCAGCAGTCAACCGGCGCTACTCAGAGGGTGGCAAGGAGATGAGTTTTGATTTTGAGAGCTCCCACGACGCAGAAAAGGGGAGCACCAGCCCGGAGGAAGTGCCAGTGGAGGCAGCAAAGGAGAGTAGCGAAAGTGAGCTGTCGGATCTGGATGAAGAAATGCCCGATGCAGGGGAGCCGGAAGACgctgagggcgaggaggaccagGAAGTCATGGAGACCATTGAGCAGGATGCCGAAGAACAACTCAGCCACATCAAGCCTGAAGATATGACGCCCGAGATGCTTGCTGCTTTGCCATTGCTTCCACCCAAGAAGCGTGGACCTGGCAGGCCTCCCAAGAACGGCATTATGTCCAAGAGAGAGGAAAGATTGCGAAAGAAGGCGGCTATGGAGCTTGCAAAGAAAAACATgccgccaccaacacccgGCGAACCACCAGTAAAGCGCAAGGTTGGTCGGCCACGAAAACATCCTCTCCCGGAAAACACGCCAGACCGGCCAGAGAAGCGCAAATACAAGCCACGCAAATCAAAGaacggcgaggaaggcgagatGTCGGAGACGGAAAAGACGCTCGAGAAGCGAAGGCGCGAAAAGCCCAAGACGCCTCCTCTGGAGCTGAACAGGGCAGATTACACAGAGGAGCAGCTGCAAAAGCCCAACAAGAATTACGGCATTCTCATCGACGAGGTCTTGTCCGCAGCCCCACCCGATGGGCTGACTCTCAAGCAGATCTACAAGCGCATCCAGATGAAGTATCCCTTCTACTATTTCACAGTAGACACCAAGGGCTGGGAGAGCAGTGTTCGGCACAATCTTATTGGCAATGTTGCCTTCAAGAAGAACGAGGAAACCCACTTGTGGGCCCGGGTACCTGGGATTGACATCGATGCTGGCAAGAAGCGGAAAGCCGCGTCTCCGGATCATTCCACGTCGATTCATCCATTTGGCCAGCACTATCAACCAACCGCAGCTCCTCAGGTGCAGCTGTTTCACTCGGAGGCTGGTGCGCAGCAAGGGTACCGGCCTGGTTCTGGGCCTCCTCCACGTCCTGGGTATTCGGCTTCTCAAAGTCAGATGAATCTCGGCCAGcatcctcatcagcagcTCTCGGCGCAGCCCGTCGGCGTTGGTGCTCAACAAGCCCTCCACCAGCCCTATCAGAGCACGGCTCAAGGGAGCGGTATCCCCCAGATGGCCGATCAAGGGGCAGCCCAAGGTTCCCGTCCCATACCCGCCAACCCGCAAGCGACGGCCTATTCGTCACCGTACGCATCAAGGCCCCCTCCATCGGCGTCGCCTCAGGCTGGCAATGTGCCACAGAGTGCTCAAAGGCAACAGCTTCCGCATCAAAACGGAGCAGCTCCGCACAACGGTGTGCCTCAGCCCAGCAATGCGTCTCCGCACCCTGCATCGGCGGTGGGAGTCAAGCCAGGCCAACCTATCAGTACCAGCGGAACCCCAGCCCCGATCAAGCCTTCTATCCACCCAAGGCTCGTCGAGATTATCCGAAACTTCAGGAAAACAGTTACTTCGATCGGTGCAATTCGTTCTAATGTGGGAGATGCAGGAGAAGCTATTGCCATGTCTGTGATCAATCGCGGTCTCGGGTTGGCCAACCAGTCTACTACGCCGACCTACGAGTCTATTGAGAAGATTGTTCTCAACGTGTTTGAATCCCAGACAGCCAAGCAGTTGGTCGGTTATGAGATTGCGCCAAAGCTGATTGAGAGGTTAGTCTCCTTCAAGAGGCAGATGATCAACACTTTGAAGGATAAGATGAAGCCCCTGGAGGCGGAGCAGCTGGTGCTGTCAGCCATCGACCGCGTTCTCGGTTTTGCGGACAAGAGCATCATGCAGGGAACCGATGCACAGAAGACATCCTACGAGCTCGCAGAGGGTGTTTTGATGCCAGCGGTGCAACGCGAGATTGCTGCCCATGGCAAGGAAGCAGCTGCTGCCTCCATGCCGCCTACCCCCACGCCAGCCCCTTCACAGGTGCGGACGCCTGCGCAAATGCCGGCGCCGGGTAAGCATCCCTCGACTCCGCACTCGACTGCAGCACACCAGTCCGCCACTGCTGCGCGCCCCAGCTCCGTTCCGGCGGCCCAAACCCCTGTGCAGATGCAGAATCAACCCCCAAGGCCAGTCTACACTCCGGCACAGCAAGCCCACATggcacagcagcagccccgAGCAACTGTAGGGCAACCTGCGCCTGCTGGAACTTCGAATGGGAACCCGATCAATGCACAATATATGAATCAGAATGCGGTCTCTGGCTCTGGTGCTGGGCCCGCCGGCGCGCGGCCTATTGATCAAGTTGCACCTGCACCTCAGTCCCAAGTTGCTCCGGCACCGGTCGCCCAGGGTGACGTCCCGGCGAGATCTCAGGCTTCAGCGGGCTCTGCTACTAGCTCGAACCAGAACAGACCACAGTCACACGGGATGCCGGTTCAGGCGTatccccatctccaggcAGCGCAGGCTCAATATCGGACACAGGCCTCAACTCAATCTCAGCAGCAGAATCCCGCGGCggctcagcagcagaaccAACAGCCACGGGTTCAGCCAGGACAGGCACAGCAAGCACCGAGCTACTCAGTACAGaaccagcagccacagcaACAGGCGCAGAATCAACAGGCAGCTCAACAGATTCAGAACCGTCCACCTCAGAgcccggcaccaaccccagcccgGATCCAAGGGCAGAGTCACCCAGTTCACGCTCGGCCAGCGCAGGGTGGGCAATCTCCTCTTCAAGTTCCGAGTCAAATTCAGGGCCAAGTTCAAGGGCAAGTCCAGGGCCAGAGTCAGGGGCAAAAACCGGTTCCAGGACAGGGGCAGGCTCAGAGCCAGGCACCAAATCAGCAGACACCGGTTCAGCAGACCCAGGGACAGTACCAGCCTCGTCCACAGGTTGCGGTTTCGGCTCAGCAGGTTCAGCAACACGCGCAACAGCCCTCACCACAGCAggcccagcagcaggcgCTACAGCAGCCTCGTACTCAGCCAACACAGGCCCAACCGGTTCAAGCCTACCAAACCCAGGCGCAGCAAGCCCGTGTTCAGCAACAGCCGATTCCCCAGCAGACAGCTCGACAACAACcagtccagcagcagcctatTCAGCAAGTTGCTCAACCGTCCGTCCAGCCGTCTCACATTCAGCAAGCCCATGTCCAACAGCCACAGGCTCAGCATGCCCAAGCTTCGCCGACACAAGCTCAACAGCCTCCGACGCAGCAGATCCAGGCTCAGCAACCGCTTGTGCAGCAAGCTTATGCTCAGAGCTCCTATGCCAGGCCCACTACTCCGGCTCAGGCTGCTCAAATGTCGCGGGCCCAAGCTCGCCCACAGGTGCAGCCCCAGGGTCCCGTCCAGGCTCCAAGTCAAGCTTCCGGTGCATCGCCGGCCCCTTCTCCAGCACAAAAGCCTGTGCCAAGGCCAGCTCAGGTGTCAGCCCCTCGAGTTCCTtcgcccaccacccaagcTCAGCCAAGTCAGGCTGCGGTCCCTTCCATCCAGTATGCTGCTCCGCTTCAGAACCAAATGCCTGCTCAGACCCAAGCATCTGCCCAGCAGCCATTGTCTAccactcaacctcaaccttcaAAACCTTGGGGTCCAGCGGTCCCTAGCCCACCCGCGGCCCAATCGAACAAGCCATCCCCTCAGCTCTCTTCGCAGGCGGCTCCTTCTGCTGCCTCCAAGGTCTCGATCCCGGCTCCGACAGTCACGGCgccatcagcatcaccaagtcCAATTCAGCGTCTGGCTCCAACGCCCGGCATGATTCCTTTGCCGCCAAAGCCCCCGGCTCCGGTTGCTACACCGCCCCCTCAAGcatctgctgcttctgcggATTCTGTTTCTAGTGCTGCTCCAGCTTCCAGCTCGGCAGCAGCATACATCCCTCCGccaccgacaccaacaccgccggcGACGTGA
- a CDS encoding uncharacterized protein (COG:S; EggNog:ENOG503P2ZV), with protein MAAKPGNSLPKNLLSSPFLGELLAKRSVYVKVRPAPQSLTQRRAILRVLRQHGRIEVFKSLGEPHSFISVASDSATARNLILKAPLEVAFASAPSPPPSGTQTEEEQQGEKFLVDIFEAGGYNHKRFASHLSPLAGPWKNITAYPGDLATTVTVPGLTDGDGDKREVHEDEGLLKSFARRHLEAGYKGDNGWRGMTDWEGGGQDGGEYREDGETFEGGWRGRVMRGRWRGRGYGGLVRGEVSGEGEEGGRKEEGERKEKGKEIEKVKIRRIVSGGGGGGGEVLPQKDEVARQEKVEEGRRWTVKERSGLVGGVKRWV; from the exons ATGGCAGCGAAACCGGGGAattccctccccaaaaacctcctctcGTCTCCGTTCCTGGGAGAACTTCTCGCCAAGAGGTCGGTGTATGTCAAGGTCCGGCCTGCCCCGCAGAGTTTGACGCAGCGGAGGGCGAttttgagggtgttgaggcaGCACGGGAGGATAGAGGTTTTTAAGAGCTTGGGT GAACCACACTCCTTCATCTCTGTAGCCTCGGACTCTGCAACAGCCAGGAACTTGATCCTGAAGGCGCCGCTCGAGGTGGCTTTTGCTTctgccccttccccaccaccatcagggACACAAACTGAGGAAGAACAACAAGGGGAAAAGTTCCTGGTTGACATCTTTGAGGCCGGGGGGTACAACCACAAGAGATTTGCCTCCCATCTCTCGCCTCTGGCAGGGCCCTGGAAGAACATCACTGCTTACCCCGGGGATTTGGCGACTACGGTTACGGTGCCTGGGTTGactgatggggatggggataaAAGAGAGGTGcatgaggatgaggggctGCTGAAGAGTTTTGCGAGGAGGCATTTGGAGGCGGGGTACAAGGGGGATaatgggtggaggggaatgacggattgggaggggggtgggcaggatgggggggagtatagggaggatggggagacttttgagggggggtggagggggcgggtgatgagggggcggtggagggggagggggtatggggggttggttaggggggaggttagtggggagggagaggagggggggaggaaagaggagggggagaggaaagaaaaggggaaagaGATTGAGAAAGTAAAAATTAGGAGGATTgttagtggtggtggtggtggtggtggagaggtgttGCCTCAAAAGGATGAGGTTGCGAGgcaggagaaggtggaggaggggaggaggtggacggtgaaggagaggagtgggcttgtgggaggggtgaaGCGGTGGGTGTGA
- a CDS encoding uncharacterized protein (EggNog:ENOG503PI30), whose protein sequence is MYGQSVHWRSTLNRDAEGDKDNRDEGRAPRQDNGHHQDEDEQQEEVEFTSRIEEWRKQRAQRQHRDHQHNGQRYRRHREKSRQASSSPQPADSPSPEPLPGNASPPGRSTVDRLARKLSKQNLQHSNRVNAQSSLPIGPSPFQSMPPVVPETPSIAAETFTTPFPAHVEVDQQYQQPTSSQPPTILPETAAEKPEDKRLDFKELRRHASARALQARLQAMIDNETQCNVRSEPMPPPPPPPPPAATIPRPWLAPPVGEPVVIEVDPDCAMPNWDNSLEVDESDTGDVALDGLVSSARHAHAPSGVRKQSIGGVALRYRLSVDAALRCQNVVRNRPRMRKRDKSRHGSTVSSAMTSAISSPVVGPTIPSSSSMPPPPPPYTQP, encoded by the coding sequence ATGTACGGCCAATCCGTACACTGGCGCTCGACGCTCAACCGCGATGCAGAGGGGGACAAAGACAACCGAGACGAAGGCAGGGCGCCCCGACAAGACAATGGGCACCACCAGGATGAAGacgagcagcaggaggaagtCGAATTTACCAGTCGAATTGAAGAGTGGAGGAAACAACGAGCTCAACGCCAGCACCGAGATCATCAGCACAATGGACAGCGTTATCGGAGACATAGGGAGAAATCGCGCCAAGCCTCATCGTCACCACAGCCGGCCGattcaccatcacccgaACCGTTACCTGGGAACGCATCACCCCCAGGACGATCAACCGTCGACAGGTTGGCCCGCAAGCTGAGCAAGCAAAACTTGCAACACAGCAACCGTGTAAATGCACAGTCATCACTGCCAATTGGCCCTTCGCCATTTCAATCGATGCCTCCTGTCGTGCCTGAGACGCCATCCATCGCCGCAGAGACGTTTACAACGCCCTTTCCTGCACATGTGGAGGTGGATCAACAATatcaacaacccacatcgtCTCAGCCACCTACTATTTTACCAGAGACAGCCGCTGAGAAGCCCGAGGATAAACGACTCGACTTTAAGGAGCTCCGTCGACATGCCAGCGCGCGTGCACTGCAGGCTCGCCTACAGGCCATGATTGACAACGAAACGCAGTGCAATGTACGCAGCGAGCCtatgccaccaccgccaccgccgccgccgcctgcAGCGACCATCCCAAGACCGTGGTTGGCACCTCCTGTGGGTGAACCCGTCGTTATCGAAGTTGACCCAGACTGTGCCATGCCAAATTGGGACAACAGCTTGGAGGTGGACGAAAGCGACACCGGTGATGTTGCGCTTGACGGTTTGGTGTCATCTGCACGCCACGCACATGCTCCCAGCGGTGTTAGAAAGCAATCGATTGGAGGTGTCGCTCTCCGGTACCGGTTGTCCGTCGACGCGGCGCTTCGCTGCCAAAACGTGGTCAGAAACCGCCCCAGAATGCGAAAGAGGGACAAGTCGCGCCACGGAAGCACCGTCTCCTCTGCCATGACGTCGGCCATCTCTTCACCTGTTGTTGGGCCCACCAtaccctcatcctcgtccatgccgccaccaccaccaccctacacTCAACCCTAG